From the Synechococcus sp. Nb3U1 genome, the window AAAGTGGCGAATGTGTTTTTGATCCCATCCCTACCTACAGTTGAGGCCAAAAGACCTACCCCTGGAGAAGGATTTACAGCTCTTACTCCCGATTGGGCTTTTGTGGCCAGCAACATCGCTGACTTGGTGAGCCGATTCCGCACCGAGATTGTGGAAGGGATCATCCAAAGCCGGTCAGTGAAAGCAAAAGGGCTGTGGATTCCTCCCAACTTCGCGCCAGCAAAATGGTTTAATGAGAATTTAGCGATCTTTGCAGACCCCTATGGCCGAAACCCTCCTGTTTAATGCTTTGCGTGCCGCCCTAGATGAAGAAATGGCACGGGATCCCAGTGTGTTTGTTTTGGGAGAAGATGTGGGTCACTACGGCGGATCCTACAAAGTCACCAAAGACCTCTATCAGAAATACGGGGATTTGCGCCTGCTAGATACCCCCATTTGCGAGAATAGCTTTACCGGCATGGCGATTGGGGCTGCCATGACGGGGTTGCGCCCGGTGATCGAGGGCATGAACATGGGCTTTTTGCTCCTAGCCTTCAACCAAATTGCCAATAATGCGGGCATGTTGCGCTATACCTCCGGCGGTAATTTTAAGATTCCGGTGGTGATTCGCGGGCCGGGGGGAGTAGGTCGGCAACTGGGGGCTGAGCACTCCCAGCGCTTGGAGGCTTATTTCCAGGCTGTGCCGGGTTTGAAGATCGTGACTTGCTCCACTCCCTACAATGCTAAAGGCTTACTCAAGTCCGCCATTCGAGATGAGAACCCGGTGTTGTTTTTTGAGCATGTGCTGCTCTACAACCTCAAAGAAGACCTGCCGGAAGAAGAATATCTCTTGCCGCTGGATAAAGCAGAAGTGGTCAGAGAGGGATCCGATATCACCCTTCTCACCTACTCCCGTATGCGCTATCACGTTATGAAAGCGGTGGACAGTCTGGTGCAGGCGGAGATTGAGCCGGAGGTGATCGACTTGATCTCTCTCAAGCCTTTGGATATGGAAACCATTGCTGCCTCGGTTCGCAAAACCCACCGGGTGATCATTGTCGAAGAAGATATGAAATCCGGCGGTATTGGGGCAGAACTGACGGCTCGGATTACCGAAGAGCTGTTTGACGAATTGGATGCGCCCGTGGTGCGCTTGGCCTCTCAGGATATTCCCACCCCTTACAATGGCGCGATGGAAGCGGCCACCATTGTGCAACCTGCGGATATTATTGCTGCTGTTGAGCAAATGCTCTAACCCCGCACATGGCCAAAACCTCCTGAGGAACCTTGCTAAGATTTGCATGGCAGGGATCCCAGGGTCATGCAAGGCATACTGCTCATCGTCTACATGTTGTTTGTCAGTGGCCTGATCGCCGTCGTTGGAGATCGGGTCGGCTATCGGATTGGCAAGAAGCGCCTCACCTGGTTTAATCTGCGCCCGCGCCATACCGCGATTCTAGTGGCGGTGGTGACGGGGGTCAGCATTTCTGGACTGACCCTGGGCACCCTGTTGCTTCTGAATCGCTCCCTTTCCGAAGCTCTCTTCAGCTAC encodes:
- a CDS encoding alpha-ketoacid dehydrogenase subunit beta, yielding MAETLLFNALRAALDEEMARDPSVFVLGEDVGHYGGSYKVTKDLYQKYGDLRLLDTPICENSFTGMAIGAAMTGLRPVIEGMNMGFLLLAFNQIANNAGMLRYTSGGNFKIPVVIRGPGGVGRQLGAEHSQRLEAYFQAVPGLKIVTCSTPYNAKGLLKSAIRDENPVLFFEHVLLYNLKEDLPEEEYLLPLDKAEVVREGSDITLLTYSRMRYHVMKAVDSLVQAEIEPEVIDLISLKPLDMETIAASVRKTHRVIIVEEDMKSGGIGAELTARITEELFDELDAPVVRLASQDIPTPYNGAMEAATIVQPADIIAAVEQML